In one Alnus glutinosa chromosome 14, dhAlnGlut1.1, whole genome shotgun sequence genomic region, the following are encoded:
- the LOC133857982 gene encoding acid phosphatase 1-like codes for MASYQSIVPTILSLLCLVSTAFSHSLIQLVSSNRKIRVDDDLYCDSWRLSVETNNAGYWSTVPSRCESFVKDYLTGERYLSDSEVVAEDTLAFAKTVIIAKDGRDGWVFDIDETLLSNLPFYKLQSFGTKTYNETSWDDWVKLGEAPALPASLKLYKEIVQLGFKTFLITGRDEHQRNVTEKNLLSAGYTNWERLILRGPSDQGTTAVAYKSVKRAELEYQGYRIQGSSGDQWSDLLGFAVAKRSFKLPNPMYYIA; via the exons ATGGCCTCCTACCAATCCATCGTCCCTACCATCCTCTCCCTCCTCTGCCTTGTGTCCACTGCTTTTTCCCATTCGCTCATCCAATTGGTCTCCAGCAATCGCAAAATCCGGGTAGACGATGATCTCTACTGTGACAGCTGGAGGTTATCCGTCGAAACCAACAATGCCGGGTACTGGTCCACCGTTCCGTCGAGGTGCGAGAGCTTTGTGAAGGACTACTTGACCGGCGAGCGGTACTTGTCCGACTCGGAGGTCGTGGCCGAGGACACACTCGCCTTTGCGAAGACAGTGATAATTGCTAAAGATGGGAGGGATGGGTGGGTGTTCGACATCGATGAGACTTTGCTCTCGAACCTGCCGTTCTACAAACTCCAAAGTTTCGG AACGAAGACCTATAATGAGACATCTTGGGACGATTGGGTGAAATTGGGAGAGGCCCCAGCTTTACCAGCAAGTTTGAAATTGTACAAAGAGATCGTACAGCTGGGGTTTAAGACATTTCTAATAACCGGAAGGGATGAACATCAAAGGAATGTGACAGAGAAGAATCTTTTATCTGCTGGGTACACCAACTGGGAAAGGCTTATCTTGAG GGGGCCTTCAGATCAGGGGACAACGGCAGTCGCGTACAAATCTGTAAAGAGAGCGGAGTTGGAGTATCAAGGTTATAGGATTCAAGGAAGTTCCGGTGACCAGTGGAGTGACTTGTTGGGCTTTGCCGTGGCCAAACGGTCCTTTAAACTTCCGAATCCCATGTATTATATCGCATAA